A region of the Sceloporus undulatus isolate JIND9_A2432 ecotype Alabama unplaced genomic scaffold, SceUnd_v1.1 scaffold_725, whole genome shotgun sequence genome:
CTGCAGACACAATTATAAGACCCTTCAAAATTGTGGTTGCTCTAACATAAGGGACTATACAAAAATACTATAACACAGATTACAGCTTTAAATcattaagaacaacaataataaacatatatatatatatatatttacagacatattaaggaaaaaaaaagcgGCAAAGCAACTAAAAAGCTGTATAGTAATTGAAAGGAATTTTTGAaaactcctagagttggaaaaagaaaaacttaCAACCCTATTGCCTGCTTATCTGCTAGAGTAAAATAAACACCTTTTGGAAAGCTTACAGAGCAAAGGGAAAACAGCTGTGCAACTCTTCTCCTCAGCTAAAAATCTCAAGGCCataagaaaaggaagacaaaacaaaatacaaactaaGTAAATATTGTAAACAGATATCTATAAAGCGACCCCTGCTGGTTAAAGCGACGTAAGAGACACAACCAAATACAAGTATAAAATAAAGGACTTTGGTGACGTCTAGTGGTAATTGATGATATAAATTtctctaaaaaaaaataaaaactaagaaTTATTATGGCAATGTCCCTTAGAAAATATACTACATCCCAATTACCACAATCTAGCTCCCAAAATAGAAGACCATCTCTGGAATATGCTACTAAACAAACAGAACAATCTATGATattagaagaaattaaaaaactaagccaacaacaacaacagatgttccAAGGAATGCAGGATATGAAACAAGAAATGAAGGAGATGCGGACAGATTTGAAGAGGGAATTCAAATCAGAAATGAAAGGATTGAAACAGACAATTGAAAAAGTGacgaaagatttaaaagaaactaaTACAGTACAAGAGTAGAAATATTGGAAACACAAACTAAAGAACTTGAAGATAAAACAATACATCTGTCTCTAGAACAAGAGAAAGAGCGTGACCAAAGAGCGATTGCCGATCTAAAGGCCAGGGAACGATGCCTCAAGATAAGAGGCCTCAAAGAACTTCAAAATGAAGATctttatcaatatttgatccctaTACTGGCCGACTTTGCGGAAATACCATGCTCTGAATTATTGAAAGAGGTGGATAAAACTTTCAGAATAAATTCAAAAACAGCAAGAGAACGAAATCTTCCGAGGGacatttctatttatttcatAAGAACTAGAACTAAAGAATTGATCTTGGAGAAAAGCTACCAAAAAAGACTTGTTGTTGACAAAGAGGAGTTAATGATATTGAAAGATATCCCCGCGAGGATTCTTAAAAGGAGAGCGGAATACAGACTTCTAACATCGTCCCTCAAAAGACATAACATCCCTTATAGGTGGGAGGTCCCGGAGGGAGTTTCTTTCACCTATAAG
Encoded here:
- the LOC121917782 gene encoding uncharacterized protein LOC121917782, producing TRVEILETQTKELEDKTIHLSLEQEKERDQRAIADLKARERCLKIRGLKELQNEDLYQYLIPILADFAEIPCSELLKEVDKTFRINSKTARERNLPRDISIYFIRTRTKELILEKSYQKRLVVDKEELMILKDIPARILKRRAEYRLLTSSLKRHNIPYRWEVPEGVSFTYKKKRLRINSQGKARDFLRTLKKGSPPEETSESNQNLDQLEEEERRSDQEEERSEEEGEEREEGTTLD